One genomic segment of Chloroflexota bacterium includes these proteins:
- a CDS encoding homoserine dehydrogenase: MADFAFPRILRYNIFVETQKIPTILIGLGNIGRGFLKLLRDKGSVLRHRYGLEITVVGAADTSGAAWRAEGLDLETILSLKKTRRGIAAYPECGHPGLPAIELVRQAAADLLIEASPVNLRDGQPGLGCIETALKHDMDVVTANKGPLVLAYSRLMKMAADHGRRIAFSATVAGGCPVLNIGSRDLVGATVERVEGCFNSTTTYILTRMLEEGLGFDEAVHEAQKAGIAEADPSLDIDGWDAANKLVIVANAVLGVPATLADVEVTGIRALSLEDLRRASEEGRIIRLVATAEREHSGYRLRVSPQALEHRHPLAGFGKWGMGVVYYTDTMGVITSTIEEEGPGATCAAVLRDVINLYR; the protein is encoded by the coding sequence TTGGCCGATTTTGCCTTTCCGAGGATTTTACGGTATAATATCTTTGTGGAAACCCAAAAGATACCCACCATTCTGATTGGTCTAGGCAACATCGGACGCGGGTTTCTCAAACTCCTGCGAGATAAAGGCAGTGTGCTGCGCCACCGTTACGGATTGGAGATCACCGTCGTCGGCGCAGCCGACACCTCTGGCGCTGCCTGGCGTGCAGAGGGCCTGGATCTCGAGACCATCCTCAGCCTCAAAAAGACTAGACGAGGCATCGCCGCATATCCCGAGTGCGGCCATCCTGGCCTCCCAGCAATAGAGCTCGTGCGCCAGGCCGCAGCCGACCTGCTCATCGAGGCCTCGCCAGTGAACCTCCGCGATGGACAGCCGGGCCTGGGTTGCATTGAGACCGCTCTGAAGCATGACATGGACGTGGTAACTGCTAACAAAGGCCCTCTCGTACTCGCCTACTCGCGCCTGATGAAAATGGCTGCCGACCATGGGCGACGCATCGCCTTCAGCGCCACCGTTGCGGGAGGCTGTCCGGTGCTCAATATCGGTAGTCGTGATTTAGTCGGTGCCACGGTAGAGCGCGTGGAGGGATGTTTCAACAGCACTACCACCTACATCTTGACCCGGATGTTAGAAGAAGGGCTGGGCTTCGATGAGGCAGTACACGAGGCCCAGAAAGCCGGTATTGCGGAGGCGGATCCGTCGCTGGACATAGATGGCTGGGATGCAGCCAATAAACTGGTGATCGTGGCCAATGCAGTGCTGGGTGTTCCAGCCACGCTGGCCGACGTAGAAGTCACTGGTATCCGCGCCCTCTCGCTGGAAGACCTACGCCGTGCCTCCGAGGAGGGGCGAATCATCCGCCTTGTGGCCACAGCAGAGCGAGAGCACAGTGGTTACAGACTTCGCGTAAGCCCACAGGCTCTGGAGCACCGGCACCCTCTGGCGGGGTTTGGCAAGTGGGGTATGGGAGTGGTATATTATACCGATACGATGGGCGTGATCACATCTACCATCGAGGAGGAAGGGCCTGGGGCCACCTGCGCGGCGGTGTTGCGCGATGTTATCAATCTTTACCGCTAA
- the obgE gene encoding GTPase ObgE — MFFDEAKIHVRAGDGGNGCVSFRREKYVPLGGPNGGNGGAGGDVYIVASRHLNTLLAFEKKRHFKAGRGEHGRGKDQHGARGEDVLIEVPLGTVVRDAESGELLADLVADGQKVLVAKGGRGGRGNASFATPTNQAPRIAEKGEPGQERWLTLELRLIAEVGIIGVPNAGKSTLLSVISAARPKIADYPFTTLIPNLGVVHGERRDFVVADLPGLIEGAHQGRGLGDRFLRHIERTRLLIHLLDGASQDPLADYEAINKEMALFDQTLAERPQIIVLNKMDLPSAREVWPRIQEAMAARGVTSHAISAITGEGVRDLLRIVERTLAELPEPEPVEEMVILRPASAMEDQSFTISTENGGYRVSGKRIERIAAMTDWNNDEAVARFQRILKAMGIWQALEERGIQPGDTVWIGGTELEWQE; from the coding sequence GTGTTCTTCGATGAGGCGAAAATCCATGTGCGTGCCGGAGACGGTGGTAACGGGTGCGTCAGTTTCCGGCGCGAGAAATACGTGCCTCTGGGCGGGCCCAATGGGGGCAATGGTGGGGCGGGCGGTGATGTGTACATCGTGGCCAGCCGGCATCTGAACACGCTGCTCGCCTTTGAGAAGAAACGACACTTCAAAGCCGGGCGCGGTGAGCACGGGCGTGGCAAAGACCAGCACGGCGCGCGAGGCGAGGACGTCCTCATAGAGGTGCCCCTGGGCACCGTGGTGCGGGATGCAGAGAGCGGAGAATTGCTGGCCGATCTGGTGGCAGACGGACAGAAGGTCCTGGTAGCCAAAGGTGGACGAGGGGGTCGTGGCAACGCATCCTTTGCCACGCCGACCAACCAGGCCCCTCGCATCGCCGAGAAGGGCGAGCCCGGTCAGGAACGCTGGCTCACGCTGGAACTCAGGCTCATCGCCGAGGTGGGCATCATTGGCGTGCCCAACGCTGGCAAGTCCACCCTGCTCTCGGTTATCAGCGCTGCCCGCCCAAAAATCGCCGATTACCCCTTCACCACACTGATCCCCAATCTGGGCGTGGTGCACGGCGAGAGGCGGGACTTCGTGGTGGCTGATCTCCCCGGCCTCATCGAGGGGGCACATCAGGGTCGCGGCCTGGGCGACAGGTTCCTGCGTCATATCGAGCGCACGCGGCTGCTCATCCATCTGCTGGACGGCGCATCCCAAGATCCGCTGGCCGACTACGAGGCCATCAACAAGGAAATGGCACTGTTCGACCAGACTCTGGCTGAGCGGCCCCAGATCATAGTGCTCAACAAGATGGATTTGCCAAGCGCGCGGGAGGTTTGGCCGCGCATTCAGGAGGCAATGGCGGCGCGAGGGGTGACCAGCCACGCCATCTCTGCCATCACTGGCGAAGGCGTGCGCGACCTCTTGCGCATCGTGGAACGCACCCTGGCCGAGTTGCCCGAACCGGAGCCGGTGGAAGAAATGGTCATTCTCCGCCCAGCATCGGCGATGGAGGACCAGAGTTTCACCATCTCCACGGAGAACGGCGGTTACCGCGTTTCCGGCAAGAGGATCGAGCGCATCGCCGCTATGACGGATTGGAACAATGACGAGGCAGTAGCCCGGTTTCAGCGCATCCTCAAGGCGATGGGTATCTGGCAAGCATTGGAAGAGCGGGGCATCCAGCCGGGCGACACCGTCTGGATCGGGGGCACGGAATTGGAATGGCAAGAATGA
- the alr gene encoding alanine racemase, which yields MHNEITWAEIDLDAIAHNARQLKKYVGERTELMAVVKANAYGHGAVPAARAALEGGASRLAVARVDEGLQLRSGGIAAPILVMGYAIPPQAGDIVRHRLTPTVNTLELAQALSAEVAQQKAAPLPVHLKVDTGLGRFGLLPGEVLDFARALVSLPGLFLEGFWTHFACADEADKSYTYQQFALYCQVARQLEEAGIAIPIKHVANSAATLSLPEMHLDMVRCGITIYGLRPSEEVKMVVPVRPAMTIKSHVARVRTLPAGSGISYNRTYVTARPTPVALVPIGYGDGYRRGLSNKGAVLIHGQRVPIIGRVCMDQFMVDVSAIPDVQQNDEVVVLGRQGEEEINAEEIGALVGTNNYETVAALLPRVPRVYLREGQVVGRQTIVQTSYG from the coding sequence TTGCACAACGAGATTACTTGGGCGGAAATAGACCTAGACGCTATTGCCCACAATGCCCGTCAGTTAAAAAAATACGTGGGTGAGCGGACTGAGTTGATGGCGGTTGTCAAAGCGAATGCGTACGGTCATGGCGCTGTGCCTGCGGCTCGGGCGGCTTTGGAGGGTGGTGCGTCGCGTTTAGCCGTCGCTCGCGTGGACGAGGGACTCCAATTGCGGTCTGGCGGGATCGCTGCGCCCATCCTGGTGATGGGCTATGCCATACCGCCGCAGGCGGGGGACATCGTCCGCCATCGCCTCACCCCAACGGTGAACACACTGGAACTGGCGCAGGCCCTTTCCGCCGAGGTGGCCCAGCAAAAGGCTGCTCCCCTGCCCGTTCATCTGAAAGTGGATACAGGTCTGGGCCGTTTTGGCCTTTTGCCGGGCGAAGTCCTGGATTTCGCGCGGGCGCTCGTGTCTTTGCCCGGCCTTTTCCTAGAAGGCTTCTGGACTCACTTCGCTTGTGCCGATGAGGCGGATAAATCGTACACTTACCAGCAGTTTGCGTTGTATTGTCAGGTGGCACGGCAGTTGGAGGAAGCAGGCATTGCCATTCCCATTAAGCACGTGGCCAATAGTGCAGCTACACTGAGCCTCCCCGAGATGCACCTGGATATGGTGCGCTGTGGCATCACTATCTATGGTCTGCGTCCCTCCGAAGAAGTGAAAATGGTGGTCCCCGTACGCCCCGCGATGACCATTAAAAGCCATGTGGCGCGGGTGCGCACTCTGCCAGCGGGCTCTGGCATCAGTTACAACCGCACGTATGTAACTGCAAGACCGACACCGGTGGCCTTGGTGCCCATAGGATATGGCGATGGGTACCGCCGCGGTCTGTCTAACAAAGGTGCGGTACTCATCCACGGCCAGCGCGTCCCAATCATCGGGCGAGTGTGCATGGATCAATTTATGGTGGACGTGAGCGCCATCCCGGATGTTCAACAAAATGATGAGGTGGTGGTGCTGGGGCGTCAGGGCGAAGAGGAGATCAACGCCGAGGAAATCGGTGCACTGGTGGGTACCAACAATTATGAGACAGTAGCTGCTCTCCTGCCAAGGGTCCCGCGAGTGTATCTGCGCGAGGGCCAAGTAGTTGGCAGGCAAACTATAGTGCAGACATCTTACGGCTGA
- a CDS encoding tetratricopeptide repeat protein, protein MAIVALAAGIYVWHFQPDLVLNLGKPQQTPTPTELSSAAHLAMGDDYFSQGKVDEALAEYQRAAELDPSNATAYARWGRLLALRGRYSEAVNVAQRAVEIDAENPENQAILGIVLDWAGRYDEAMRACLRATELDRTYALGYACLAEVYADKGEWQRAQETAEYAVQLDENDFYVRRNLAYVLERQGKYNQAIDEYERAVALQPNLSFLYVSLGRNWRILGDYEMASEQFRKASEVDPRDPIPLDSLGLVYFDQGDYDMAAAQFERAIQVAPDYGHAYGHLGWCHYVRRRYEEAIPQFEKAISLGAISIEYYYELGLSYAYTDQCEKAIPWFEAALELDPNSQPALQGLDYCRGRL, encoded by the coding sequence ATGGCAATCGTGGCCTTGGCAGCAGGGATCTACGTCTGGCATTTCCAGCCAGATCTCGTGCTGAACCTCGGGAAACCACAGCAAACGCCGACCCCGACGGAGTTGAGCAGCGCTGCTCACTTAGCAATGGGTGATGATTACTTCAGCCAAGGCAAAGTGGACGAGGCGCTGGCCGAATACCAGCGCGCCGCCGAACTCGACCCCAGCAATGCCACCGCCTACGCCCGTTGGGGGCGGTTGCTGGCCCTGCGTGGGCGCTACAGCGAAGCAGTGAATGTGGCACAGCGAGCGGTGGAGATAGATGCCGAAAATCCGGAGAATCAGGCCATTCTGGGCATCGTATTGGACTGGGCAGGGCGCTACGATGAAGCCATGCGCGCCTGCCTGCGGGCTACCGAGTTGGACAGGACATACGCCCTGGGTTACGCCTGCCTGGCTGAGGTGTATGCCGACAAGGGTGAATGGCAGCGCGCCCAAGAAACCGCGGAATACGCCGTCCAATTAGACGAGAACGATTTCTACGTGCGACGCAATCTGGCTTACGTGCTGGAACGCCAGGGGAAATACAACCAAGCGATTGACGAGTACGAGCGGGCCGTTGCCCTGCAACCCAATCTCAGTTTCCTATACGTGAGCCTGGGGCGCAACTGGCGGATCTTGGGGGATTACGAGATGGCCAGCGAGCAGTTCAGGAAAGCCAGCGAGGTGGACCCTCGCGACCCCATTCCGCTGGATAGTTTAGGGTTGGTGTACTTCGACCAGGGCGATTACGACATGGCCGCCGCGCAATTCGAGCGGGCCATCCAAGTTGCGCCGGACTACGGGCACGCCTATGGTCACCTGGGCTGGTGTCATTACGTGCGTCGCCGCTATGAAGAGGCCATCCCGCAATTCGAAAAAGCCATTTCCTTGGGTGCGATCTCCATCGAGTACTATTACGAATTGGGGCTCTCCTATGCCTACACGGATCAGTGTGAGAAGGCGATCCCGTGGTTCGAGGCGGCGTTGGAATTGGATCCCAATTCGCAGCCCGCGCTACAGGGCCTGGATTACTGTCGGGGGCGTCTGTAG
- a CDS encoding DUF4910 domain-containing protein produces MFEHILKVIRDEFSGLRAKEHVAAISQHHRIQASPGFRAAAEYCLAQLSAAGVDAEVLSFPASAKARYWTSRMFQEWEATEATLDLIEPEEKRTRLADFASLKTSLIQRSRAVKNLEAEVVLLEDGTKDEDYQGLDVRGKMVLTSGDVERVRWFAIEKRGAAGILFDGMRSTPPVRERMDLPDARQYTSFWYGPGDKECLGFVLSPRQGESLRALIKERRRKGEPPVKVRANIESRFWEGQTEVVTALVPGEGDEEIVVVAHLCHPQPSANDNASGSGAALEIARVLTKLIEQGTLPRPARSIRFLWVPEMTGTYAYLATQEKDLHRLIAGINLDMVGQNQDLCGSSFLIEQPPMSLPSFAPDLLERIRESLLTQAESHTGTGGYALFRHAVTPFSGGSDHYIFSDPTVGVPMPMLIQWPDKFYHTSEDTPDKTSPEMLAIVGILAATYAYFLACAGRNEAIWLGTEMVARYKARVARRVQDIVAEALAAKEEFALASQLEKLDREIGFLLDRECEALATLTRLAPDEDWLVTDLANEARCFTRHEIERAREVMQRRAADLGLSGLPPAPKREPDEWEVKAATMIVRRKYPGPISLTGELGRLSTEEREAWFELGESHRQTIRVLPTLLTYWCDGRRTLLEAMDLAELESGMRDPEVAVKYFEMTTRLGFTTIRG; encoded by the coding sequence ATGTTTGAACACATCCTCAAAGTCATCCGCGATGAATTCTCCGGCCTGCGAGCCAAGGAACATGTGGCTGCCATTAGCCAGCATCACCGTATCCAGGCTAGCCCCGGCTTCCGTGCCGCCGCGGAATATTGCCTGGCCCAATTGAGCGCGGCCGGCGTGGATGCAGAAGTGCTCAGTTTCCCCGCTTCAGCAAAGGCGCGCTATTGGACTTCTCGGATGTTTCAGGAATGGGAAGCAACCGAGGCCACGCTCGATCTCATCGAACCGGAAGAAAAAAGGACCCGCTTAGCCGATTTCGCCTCGCTCAAAACCTCGTTGATACAGCGCAGCCGCGCGGTAAAAAATCTCGAGGCCGAAGTCGTTCTGTTGGAAGATGGCACGAAGGACGAGGATTACCAAGGTCTGGATGTGCGCGGCAAAATGGTACTTACCAGCGGGGATGTAGAGCGGGTACGGTGGTTTGCAATAGAGAAACGCGGCGCCGCGGGCATCCTTTTCGACGGGATGCGATCCACGCCCCCCGTCCGCGAGCGAATGGATCTCCCCGATGCCCGCCAGTACACCTCTTTCTGGTATGGCCCTGGGGACAAAGAATGCCTGGGCTTCGTTCTCAGCCCTCGCCAAGGCGAGAGTTTGCGTGCCTTAATCAAAGAACGCCGGCGCAAAGGTGAGCCACCAGTGAAGGTGCGCGCCAATATCGAGAGCCGCTTCTGGGAGGGGCAGACGGAGGTGGTGACTGCCCTGGTGCCAGGCGAAGGGGACGAGGAGATTGTAGTGGTAGCCCACTTGTGCCACCCTCAGCCATCGGCCAATGACAATGCCTCTGGCAGTGGCGCGGCACTGGAGATAGCCCGTGTCTTGACCAAACTGATCGAGCAGGGCACACTCCCGCGCCCCGCTCGGAGCATCCGTTTCCTCTGGGTGCCGGAGATGACGGGGACTTATGCCTACCTCGCCACCCAAGAGAAAGACCTCCACCGCCTTATCGCCGGGATCAATCTCGATATGGTGGGCCAGAACCAGGATCTTTGCGGCAGCAGTTTCCTTATCGAGCAACCGCCTATGTCACTGCCGTCGTTTGCCCCCGACCTCCTTGAGCGCATCCGTGAGTCGTTGCTCACCCAGGCCGAAAGCCACACCGGCACGGGCGGCTACGCCCTCTTTCGCCATGCCGTAACGCCTTTCTCGGGCGGCAGCGACCACTACATTTTCTCTGACCCAACGGTGGGTGTGCCCATGCCCATGCTCATCCAGTGGCCAGACAAGTTCTATCACACTTCGGAGGACACGCCCGACAAGACCTCTCCAGAGATGCTCGCCATTGTGGGGATTCTGGCCGCCACGTATGCTTATTTCCTGGCCTGCGCTGGACGAAATGAAGCCATCTGGCTGGGCACAGAGATGGTCGCACGGTACAAGGCACGGGTGGCGCGACGTGTTCAGGATATTGTGGCTGAGGCACTCGCTGCAAAAGAGGAGTTCGCCCTCGCCAGCCAGTTGGAGAAATTGGACCGGGAGATCGGGTTTCTCCTCGATCGCGAATGCGAGGCCTTGGCGACATTGACACGGCTGGCACCGGATGAGGACTGGCTGGTCACTGACCTGGCAAACGAGGCTCGGTGCTTCACGCGCCATGAAATCGAACGCGCCCGCGAGGTCATGCAGCGCCGTGCCGCTGATCTTGGACTCAGCGGGCTACCGCCTGCACCGAAACGAGAGCCAGATGAGTGGGAGGTGAAAGCCGCCACGATGATCGTGCGGCGTAAGTATCCCGGCCCCATCTCCCTCACGGGTGAGTTGGGTCGTCTTTCCACCGAAGAGCGTGAGGCTTGGTTCGAGTTGGGCGAGAGCCATCGCCAGACAATCCGAGTGCTGCCAACACTACTAACATACTGGTGTGATGGCAGACGCACCCTCTTGGAAGCCATGGATTTGGCAGAGTTGGAGTCCGGGATGCGCGATCCAGAAGTGGCGGTGAAGTACTTTGAGATGACCACCCGACTGGGATTCACCACGATCCGAGGGTGA
- a CDS encoding nicotinate-nucleotide adenylyltransferase: MSEEQRRIGVLGGTFDPIHYGHLIIAEDARATLGLERVLFVPARRSPLKQPHSSAPAHHRVRMVELAIASNPHFELSRVDLERPAPSYTVDTLRLLQEAWGPRADLYFIIGADSLADLLRWHQPEEIIRLCHLVVAPRPGHRADLEALETHLPGITARTILLHSPEVGIAAVDLRRRVREGQSITYQTPPEVEAYIREHRLYLPRRLRA, translated from the coding sequence ATGAGCGAGGAACAGCGTCGCATTGGGGTGCTGGGGGGCACGTTCGACCCCATCCATTACGGGCATCTGATCATCGCTGAGGACGCGCGCGCCACATTGGGATTGGAGCGGGTATTGTTTGTCCCGGCGCGCCGCTCGCCGCTGAAGCAGCCTCATTCCTCCGCCCCTGCCCATCACCGCGTCCGTATGGTGGAACTAGCCATCGCCTCCAACCCACATTTCGAACTGTCACGGGTGGACCTGGAACGGCCCGCTCCCTCCTACACGGTAGATACCCTGCGTTTGTTGCAAGAAGCATGGGGACCGCGGGCGGACCTTTATTTCATCATCGGCGCGGATTCTCTGGCTGACTTGCTGCGGTGGCATCAGCCCGAGGAAATCATTAGGTTATGTCACCTTGTCGTGGCACCGCGCCCGGGTCATCGCGCCGACTTAGAAGCCCTGGAAACCCACCTGCCAGGCATCACGGCTCGGACCATCCTCCTGCATTCGCCAGAGGTGGGCATCGCCGCGGTGGATTTGCGGCGCCGCGTGCGTGAGGGTCAATCCATCACCTATCAGACACCGCCCGAGGTGGAGGCTTACATTCGCGAGCATCGGCTTTATCTGCCGAGGCGATTGCGAGCATAA